From one Coffea eugenioides isolate CCC68of chromosome 11, Ceug_1.0, whole genome shotgun sequence genomic stretch:
- the LOC113752261 gene encoding uncharacterized protein LOC113752261 — MNQKEKFSKEDGAEKVNKGLYRSLIGCLMYLTATRPDIMFAVSLMSRFMNCASEVHFAATKCILRYVKGTTDYGIKYSCRHDFQLQGFSDSDWTGITKDMRSTTGFCFSFGSGVFSWSSKKQDVVAQSTA; from the coding sequence ATGAATCAAAAGGAGAAGTTTAGCAAAGAAGATGGAGCAGAAAAAGTTAATAAAGGGCTATACAGGAGTCTGATCGGCTGTTTGATGTATCTCACAGCTACAAGACCGGATATAATGTTTGCAGTAAGCTTAATGTCAAGGTTTATGAATTGTGCCAGTGAAGTGCATTTTGCAGCTACTAAATGTATTTTAAGATATGTCAAAGGTACAACAGATTATGGCATTAAGTATTCTTGCCGTCATGATTTCCAGCTCCAAGGATTTTCTGACAGTGATTGGACAGGTATTACTAAGGACATGAGAAGCACAACTGGTTTTTGTTTTAGCTTTGGTTCAGGTGTTTTCTCATGGAGTTCAAAAAAGCAAGATGTGGTTGCTCAAAGTACAGCATAG